Proteins encoded together in one Vigna angularis cultivar LongXiaoDou No.4 chromosome 5, ASM1680809v1, whole genome shotgun sequence window:
- the LOC128196541 gene encoding uncharacterized protein LOC128196541 isoform X2, whose product MGLPQGLYFLVRNKNHFDELKKAMLPDFLWTKPEGFPDELLLYELLRSDCRQLAKQLSCHQDIASDGCFSLAMLARMEPTLCEKNVWMYPRLFWETELLGQVLYLEAHAIGISETGIGCFFEDPDKEMRYGTEQDLCLWVL is encoded by the exons ATGGGATTGCCTCAAGGATTGTATTTCTTGGTGAGGAATAAAAATCACTTTGATGAATTGAAGAAAGCTATGCTACCTGACTTTTTGTGGACCAAACCTGAGGGTTTCCCGGATGAGCTTCTACTGTATGAACTGCTCAGATCTGATTGTCGGCAGCTTGCGAAGCAACTTTCGTGCCACCAA GACATTGCAAGTGATGGTTGCTTCAGCCTTGCTATGTTGGCCCGTATGGAACCTACTTTGTGTGAAAAGAATGTCTGGATGTATCCACGATTATTTTGGGAAACTGAACTCCTTGGACAGGTGCTGTACCTTGAAGCACATGCTATTGGAATCTCAGAAACCGGAATTGGTTGCTTCTTTGAAGACCCTG ATAAAGAGATGAGATATGGAACAGAGCAAGATTTGTGTCTTTGGGTGCTGTGA
- the LOC128196541 gene encoding uncharacterized protein LOC128196541 isoform X1 — MGLPQGLYFLVRNKNHFDELKKAMLPDFLWTKPEGFPDELLLYELLRSDCRQLAKQLSCHQCITFLKDIASDGCFSLAMLARMEPTLCEKNVWMYPRLFWETELLGQVLYLEAHAIGISETGIGCFFEDPDKEMRYGTEQDLCLWVL, encoded by the exons ATGGGATTGCCTCAAGGATTGTATTTCTTGGTGAGGAATAAAAATCACTTTGATGAATTGAAGAAAGCTATGCTACCTGACTTTTTGTGGACCAAACCTGAGGGTTTCCCGGATGAGCTTCTACTGTATGAACTGCTCAGATCTGATTGTCGGCAGCTTGCGAAGCAACTTTCGTGCCACCAA TGTATCACGTTCTTGAAGGACATTGCAAGTGATGGTTGCTTCAGCCTTGCTATGTTGGCCCGTATGGAACCTACTTTGTGTGAAAAGAATGTCTGGATGTATCCACGATTATTTTGGGAAACTGAACTCCTTGGACAGGTGCTGTACCTTGAAGCACATGCTATTGGAATCTCAGAAACCGGAATTGGTTGCTTCTTTGAAGACCCTG ATAAAGAGATGAGATATGGAACAGAGCAAGATTTGTGTCTTTGGGTGCTGTGA